In Geminocystis sp. NIES-3708, a single window of DNA contains:
- a CDS encoding DUF2062 domain-containing protein gives MIKTRCNYHKKKQRKSSSIQRYWHYYKLRLLRLKEHPQRIARGFAVGVFAGCFPLIGLQFIMAIIFAFIVKGNKFTAVIGTWVSNPFTYVPLFLFNFQVGKLIVNIFIPNNQMEFSWDSLKQISDLGAEITATLLLGSAIIGVFFSFVAYYLILNLLKKWKNIK, from the coding sequence ATGATCAAAACTCGATGTAATTACCATAAAAAAAAGCAAAGGAAATCATCGTCCATTCAAAGATATTGGCACTACTATAAATTACGATTACTAAGATTAAAAGAACATCCTCAAAGAATAGCCAGAGGATTCGCTGTGGGAGTATTTGCAGGGTGTTTTCCCTTGATTGGCTTACAGTTTATCATGGCAATAATTTTTGCTTTTATAGTTAAAGGGAATAAATTTACAGCAGTAATTGGTACATGGGTTAGTAATCCTTTTACTTATGTTCCTTTATTTTTATTTAATTTTCAAGTAGGTAAATTAATCGTTAATATTTTTATTCCTAATAACCAAATGGAATTTAGTTGGGATTCTTTAAAACAAATTAGTGATTTAGGTGCTGAAATAACCGCTACTTTATTATTAGGTTCAGCTATAATAGGAGTATTTTTTAGTTTTGTTGCTTATTATTTAATTCTTAATCTCCTGAAAAAATGGAAAAATATTAAGTAA